CACTGCCATGGCGCACCAGCGTCCAGCGGAAGAAATCGCGCCAGAGCAACTCCACCCATAACCAGTGCGTGGAATCGTTGCGCCCGTATTGCGACTCGTGGCGCTGCAACTCGGCCACCACGCGCCGGGCCGAGAGACAGCCATTGGCCAGCCAGGGGGAAAACTTGGTGGAGTACTCGGTACCGACCAGGCCGTTGCGGGTGTCCTTGTACTGCCGCACGCCCTGGCTGTTCCACAGGTAATCACGCAGACGGGCCTGTGCGGCGGCCTCGCCACCAGAGAAAGGGAAGGCGCTGGCAGGCACCTTGGACGGCTCGCTCAGGCCGAGCTGAGCGAGAGTCGGTAATGGCTGCAGCAGATCGAGCGCAGCATCGGGCAGCGCTGGCAGCGCCGACGGCGCGGCGTGTGGCTGGAACACCCGTGAACGCCGTTCGCACAACTCGCGAAAGCGCGTGAAGACATGCGGCAGATCCTCGGGCGGGCAGGGCAGCTCCGCCTCTCGCAGCAGACCATTGCCGGGACATTCACGCAGCGGCACCACCCCCAGGGCATCACGCACGCGGCGCTGCAGGGCACGCTCTTCAGGCGCGATCTCGGCATGCGTCAGCACCTCCTGCACACCCAGACGCTCGACCAGTTGCGCGATCACCCGCTCTGGCTCGCCTTGCAGCACCAGCAGGCGAGAACCACGCTGACGCAGGGCGTCATCCAGCGCGCTAAGGCTTTCCAGCAGCAGGCGGGTGCGATGCACACCCTGGCGCCGAGTGCCCATGGGCCCCAAGCTCAATGTGCGGGGGTCGATCACGTACAGCGGTAACAGGCGCTCGCTCTTGAGCCCTGCCTGCAGGGCCGGATTATCGTCGAGACGAAGATCCTGTTTGAGCCACAGCAGCGAGGTC
This region of Pseudomonas wenzhouensis genomic DNA includes:
- a CDS encoding DASH family cryptochrome, which translates into the protein MQTSLLWLKQDLRLDDNPALQAGLKSERLLPLYVIDPRTLSLGPMGTRRQGVHRTRLLLESLSALDDALRQRGSRLLVLQGEPERVIAQLVERLGVQEVLTHAEIAPEERALQRRVRDALGVVPLRECPGNGLLREAELPCPPEDLPHVFTRFRELCERRSRVFQPHAAPSALPALPDAALDLLQPLPTLAQLGLSEPSKVPASAFPFSGGEAAAQARLRDYLWNSQGVRQYKDTRNGLVGTEYSTKFSPWLANGCLSARRVVAELQRHESQYGRNDSTHWLWVELLWRDFFRWTLVRHGSALFKAGGLKGAARTPRNLDERFQHWCAGRTGMPFVDANMRELAATGFMSNRGRQVVASYLVHDLQQDWRHGAAWFEEHLLDYDPASNWGNWAYLAGVGNDPRQNRVFNVLRQAYQYDADARYVSLWMPELHTLPAHLRHTPFLLPARQLEAMRYPRLEQIPETWRPYLPVV